GAGGGCGTGATGCGTACCGGCGGCGAACATCCCACCGCTGAGCACGCCGCCCTGGCCCTCTACCTGCTCGGCGCGCTCGACGAGGCCGACCGGGTCGCTTTCGAGGCCCACCTGGCCGGTTGCGGGGAGTGCCTGTCCGCAGCGGCGGAGATGGGCAGCGTGACCAGCGCCCTCGGCGGGCTGGACGCCGCCGACTGGGGCGACCTGGGTGGCCTGCCGGAGTTCGTGCCACCCGCGGAGTTCGCTCCCCCTGCGGGCCACCCACCGGCCGGCGTCGCCTCGGCCCCCGGCGTGGTGCCCGACGCTTCCGGCCCGGCCCCCGGCACCGACGTCGGAGCGGGGGCGGACCCGCCCCCGGGGAAGGTCGACCCGCCCGCCGGGACAGTGGCGGCCACCGCTGCCGGCGTACAGCCGGGCACGGCGGTGACCCCGGCCGTGACCGCCGGTGGGGCGGCCCCTCGGGGCGCTCGCCGGGGTACCGGCCCGCGTGCCGCCGACGGCGGCCGTCCGGGCGGGAGGCGGCCAGCGGGCAGCCGTCCCGGAGGCGGCGGACCGGGGACGACGTCCACGGCGGCCGGCAGCCGACCCGCCGACCCGGCCCGGCGTCGCCGGCTGGTGCTCTGGAGCGGGGTGGCCGCCGCGGTGGCGGCCGTCGTCCTGGCCGGTGGGGTCGCTGCCGTCACCGGTTTCGGTGGCCGCAGCGGGGTGGTCCTCACCGCCACCGGGGAGGCACCGGCCCAGGGGGTGAGCCTCTCCGTGGCGATCACCACCGACGAGGGGACCGGCTCCACCATCCGGATCACCGCGACCGGCCTGCGCCAGGGCCTGCGCTACCGGCTGTTCGCGGTGACCCGCGACGGCGCCACCCACGTGGTACGCGACTGGACCGCCTCGACCGGGCCGCAGGAGGTGACCGGGGAGCTGTCGCTGCCGGTCGCCGACCTCGCCTTCGTCACGGTGGGACTGGTGGACGGCACCGCGGTCGTCACCGCCCCGATCTCCCGCTGAACCGTCCCGGTGACCGTCCCCGGGCCGACCAGCCCGGACAGTCGCCGGGCGGGTCCGCCCGACGTCGTCAGTACGGCTCGGTGTGCGGGACCTCCTTGGCCCGGTGCGCCCCCACCTTGCACCCGGCGAACGGGCCCGCCGGGTTGCGCAGGCTGTTCAGCACCGGTTCGAGGTAGTCGCGGTGCCAGTTCGCCGGGCCACACAACCCGGCGTCCGGCCCGGTGAGCTCCTGCCAGGCCAGCCACAGGCCGTGTAACTGGGCCACCGCCTCAGGGTGCCGCCACCACTGCCCGCACCAGGGCGCGGCCGAGGAGACCTCCCGCGCGTAGACCGGTACGAGGAGCAACCGGACCCAGTTGCTGAGCAGCGTCAGCTCCTCGGTGTACTCGTCGTCGCGCAGATAGAGGATGAACGGCGAGGTGGCCGGCGGGTCGTCCGGCGACCCGTCCTCGGCGGGGCGTTGCTCCTGCTGCGTCACCGTCATCGGAACTCCTCGTCGGTGTGTCGGTCGGGTCGGGGTCCGCCGGTGTGCTCGGCGGCGGGTCGGCTCAGTCGCCGGTGTGCTCGGCGGCGGGTCGGCTCAGTCGCCGGTGGGTTCGGCGCTGGGCGTCGCGGTCGGCGGGAACGACGGCGGTGGGCCGCCGAGCCCCTGGTACTTCGCGAACAGGGACCGCACCTGGGCCAGGTAGAGCTGCGCCTCGTTGGTCGAGGGGACGCCGCCGGCCCGGCGTACCTCGTCGATGCCGACGGCGTACGCGACGAGCGTCAGATCGAGCACCTCACCGATCGCCTGGCCGTTGTCCAGCAGGGCCTGGGCCTGTCCGGCCAGCGCGCAGACGTGGGCGGCCTGTGCGGCGATCGAGTCCTCCTCGTCGGTCGCGTCGGTGTCGCCGTCGTCGTCGGCGTCCTCGCCGTACCTCGTGAAGACCTCGGGTGGGAGTTGGGAGATGCCCTTCTCGCCGTTCGCACCCACCTTCGCCGGATCCCACCCGGAGGCCACCTCGATCTGCGCGGCGATCACCACGGGACCGATCTGGGGACAGGTCTTCCCGGCCTCCTCGATGCTGTCGGCGAGCCCCTCGGGCACCTGTTCCGGGTCGAGGGCGCCCTTGCCGTCGCCCTGCGCGGCGGCCAGCGAGTCGTCGGCGGCGCGGACCGGGTCGGCCGAGCCCCCGCCACCGAAGAGCAGGATCAACGCGACCAGCGGGGCCAGCAGCACGCCCAGCGCGCCGATCACGAAGACGCCGGCGGCGCCGATCACCCCGGCCACCGGGGTGGCCAGGCAGCTCAGTCCCGCGGCCACGGCCGCGCCGATCAGGGCCGCGGTGCTCCGGTTGGACTTCTGCGTCGGCTCCGCGCCGTCGTTGTCGGACGCTGCCATGTCGCCTCCCAGGCTGGTCGCCACCGCTGTGGAAAAAGTTCGTGCTCGGCGTGAACCGGAGGGCGGGAGCCCCCGTAGAGGCGTCCGTCGACCGCCCGGCCCGCCGTACAGACGGGGCCGGACCCGGGGTGGTTCAACCGGGACGCCGACGAACTGGATCGATATTTCCGAGGAGGTGGGGTGCATGGGGTCCGCGACGACGGGGGGCCTGGCAGCACGGGTGCCGCCGGGGCCGACGTCCGCCCGGCCCGGCCCCGGGCCGGGCGGACCGCCCCGACGGTCGCTGTCCGAGGCGGGGCTGGGCTGGATCGCGGCGCACGGGGGTGCCGGCGCGACGACGCTCAGCCGACTCTTCGGCGGCACCGACCTGGGCTGCCGGTGGCCGGACGCGGCCCGCGCGGAGCCGGCCACGGTGATGCTGGTCGGCCGGACCGACGCCGAAGGTATGCGGGCGGTGTCCCGGGCGCTCAACGCCCTGCGGGAGGGCCGGCACCCGCCCGGGATGCGGCTGGTCGGCCTCGTGCTGCTGGCCGACGCCCCGGGCCGGTTGCCGCCGCCGCTGGCCCGGCGGATCCGGGTGCTGCGCTCGGTCACCCCGGTGCACCGGGTGCCCTGGATACCCGCCTGGCGGCTCGGACAGCAGCCGGCACGGGCGCCCAGGGCGCTGGAGAAGCTCCGGGCGGCAACCGGACTGGCCGGGGACGGGAGGACGTCGTGACCGTCGACCACGGGCTGTTCACCCGGCTGCCGGTGCTCGGGCCGGCCGGGCCCTCCCCGCTGCCGGCCTTCACCCCTCCACCGCCCTACAACCCGGCCGGCGGCGCGGCGGACGACCTGTTGAACCTGCTCGCCTGGGGGGTCAGCGCCGCCGGTGTCGCCGGGCTGCTCATCCTCGGCATCTCGATGGCCGTCCAGCTCAACCGGGGCGTGCCCGGGGAGATGAGCGAACACTTCCGTGGGGCGGCGTTCGTCGCGCTGGGCTGCGTGCTCGGCGCGACCGCCGGACCACTCGTCATGTTCTTCGGCGACCTCGGACTCTGAGCCGATCGCCGCCGGCCGGACAGCGCATCCCGCACTGCCGGCCCGTCCCACCCCGTCACCGTCGGGGCGTCGTCGACGCGTCCGACGATGCCCCCTGCCCGAAGGAGCTGTTCCGATGTCGTTCACGAGCCTGTCCCAGCACGCCGCGGCCTACCTGGTCGCCCGGTTCCCGATGGCCCTCGACCCGACGCCCGCCGGGGGCGGCGGGATCAACCCGACCCCCAACGCACCGGGCCAGCTGACCGGCCTGGTGAACAAGCTGCTCGGCCTGATCGCCTGGGCCGGCACCGCCGCCGGGGTGGCCGGGGTGCTGATCACCGGCACGATGATGGCGATCTCGGTGAAGCGGGGGGAGAGCTCCGAGCACATGTCCCGGCTCGGCCTGGTGCTCGGTGGTTGCATCCTGGTCGCCGTCGCCGGCCCGCTGGCGAACTTCTTCCTCGGCGGCGCCGGCACCACCGCCGGGCAGCCACAGTGATCGGCGGGCGAGGCCGGTCCCCGGCGGACCCGCCGTTCTGGACCGAGCGTGGCTGGCTCCTCTCCGTGGCGTTCCTGGCCGGGATGGCACTGCTGGCGGCCGTGGCCTGGGTGTCCTCCGGCGGGACCGGGCAGACGCCGGTCGACCCGGTGGGCCGGACCACCGCCGAGCAGGTGGCGCAGTGCCCGCCCCGGCCGGTGGTGGCGGCGGGACCGGCGGTGCCGCCGGACGACGTCACCTGGCGGACCCTCGACGGCGGGGACCGGGTGCCGGTCTCCGCGACGCAGGGACCGTCGCGCACCGCCGACGGGGTGCTCGGCTGCTTCGCGCACACCCCGATCGGTGCGGTGCTGGCGGCGCACGCCGTGCCCACCCAGCTGGGTGGACCCGCCTGGCGGGCCGTCACCGACCGGCAGGTGCTGCCGGGACCGGCCCGGGACGTGCTGGTGGCCCGGCTGGAGGCCGCCGCCGGGGTGGTCACCAGCCGTGGTGGCGGCAGCTACGCCGGCTTCGCCCTCGCCCGCTACGCGGCCGACACGGCGCGGGTGCAGCTGCTGGTCAAGACCGGTGCCGGGGGATACGTGGCGACCCTGGTCGAGCTGCGCTGGGACGCCGGGGACTGGAAGTTGGTGCCGTCCCGGGCCGGGGTGGTGCACGCCTCCATCGGCACGGTCACCGGCAGCGCCGGCTACACCCTCTGGAGGAAGTGATGGGCGGGTGTTCACCACCGAGTCCGCTCGACATCATCACCGGCTTCTTCTCGTTCCTCGCCGATCCGATCGGCACCCTGGTCCGGATGATCGCCAACCTGATGCTGGCCGCCGCGATCTCCATCTTCGCCGAGCTGAGCGCCTCGGTGCCGACGCTGGGCACCACGACCGAGGGCGGCCCGGACGACGTGCCGAGCCTGATCAGCGACCAGATCGAGTGGGTCGTCACCTATCTGGCGATCGGGTCGGTGCTGTTCGCCGGTGCCCGGATGGCGATGGAGCGCAAGGGCACCGCCGGACGGACCGCGTTGCAGGGCTTCCTGCGGGTCATCCTGGTCGCCGGGGCCGGCTCGTGGGTGGTGGGCCGCGCGGCCAGCCTCTCCGACGGCTTCTCCGACCACCTGCTCAAGTCGGCGGCCATGGAGGTCGTGATGGGG
Above is a window of Micromonospora rifamycinica DNA encoding:
- a CDS encoding zf-HC2 domain-containing protein is translated as MRTGGEHPTAEHAALALYLLGALDEADRVAFEAHLAGCGECLSAAAEMGSVTSALGGLDAADWGDLGGLPEFVPPAEFAPPAGHPPAGVASAPGVVPDASGPAPGTDVGAGADPPPGKVDPPAGTVAATAAGVQPGTAVTPAVTAGGAAPRGARRGTGPRAADGGRPGGRRPAGSRPGGGGPGTTSTAAGSRPADPARRRRLVLWSGVAAAVAAVVLAGGVAAVTGFGGRSGVVLTATGEAPAQGVSLSVAITTDEGTGSTIRITATGLRQGLRYRLFAVTRDGATHVVRDWTASTGPQEVTGELSLPVADLAFVTVGLVDGTAVVTAPISR
- a CDS encoding DUF4913 domain-containing protein, with protein sequence MTVTQQEQRPAEDGSPDDPPATSPFILYLRDDEYTEELTLLSNWVRLLLVPVYAREVSSAAPWCGQWWRHPEAVAQLHGLWLAWQELTGPDAGLCGPANWHRDYLEPVLNSLRNPAGPFAGCKVGAHRAKEVPHTEPY
- a CDS encoding transglycosylase SLT domain-containing protein, which gives rise to MAASDNDGAEPTQKSNRSTAALIGAAVAAGLSCLATPVAGVIGAAGVFVIGALGVLLAPLVALILLFGGGGSADPVRAADDSLAAAQGDGKGALDPEQVPEGLADSIEEAGKTCPQIGPVVIAAQIEVASGWDPAKVGANGEKGISQLPPEVFTRYGEDADDDGDTDATDEEDSIAAQAAHVCALAGQAQALLDNGQAIGEVLDLTLVAYAVGIDEVRRAGGVPSTNEAQLYLAQVRSLFAKYQGLGGPPPSFPPTATPSAEPTGD